One window from the genome of Hydra vulgaris chromosome 02, alternate assembly HydraT2T_AEP encodes:
- the LOC136075797 gene encoding zinc finger BED domain-containing protein 5-like: MNISRSNDTIKNRIKNMSENIEKTVTDKLSKRHFALQIEESADKSGKAHILGFVRLLHENEIVNQFLCCLELTESSTGQDVFDSILPILNNSKYHGSCVWEFVRTVLHQRKSLLSKTLPVALKPVLDKAANMVNFIKSKPLKIRVFINLGISMEVKYESLLLHTEVRWLSLAKVLRRFIKLKAELMTFFQKENMDDLKMTYGRKENFLTLTDKLTAFWKKVIFWKSCVLEKKKVDIFPYLNHKTTDEIISAVTEHLTLSEEKIEFYFPSINVETYDWLRNPLAKVDTLNSKLSYQEEEEELIFLEMVLMEF, from the exons ATGAATATTTCTCGTTCAAatgatacaataaaaaatagaattaaaaatatgtcGGAAAACATCGAGAAAACAGTTACCGATAAGCTTTCCAAACGACATTTTGCTCTGCAAATTGAGGAGTCCGCTGACAAAAGTGGAAAAGCTCATATACTAGGGTTCGTTCGTTTACTTCATGAAAACGAAATAGTGAATCAATTTCTATGTTGTCTTGAGCTTACCGAAAGTTCGACAGGACAAGATGTCTTTGATTCTATTCTTCCTATTTTGAACAATTCAAAATATCATGGGAGTTGTGTGTGGGAATTTGTACGGACGGTGCTCCATCAACG AAAATCTCTGTTGTCCAAAACATTACCAGTAGCACTAAAACCTGTGCTAGACAAAGCTGCAAACATGGTAAACTTCATAAAATCGAAACCTTTGAAAATACGCGTCTTTATAAATCTTGGCATCTCTATGGAAGTCAAGTACGAATCTTTGCTTTTGCATACTGAAGTGAGATGGTTATCCTTAGCAAAAGTGCTACGTCGTTTCATAAAACTGAAGGCTGAATTGATGACTTTTTTCCAAAAGGAAAATATGgatgatttaaaaatgacatatg gaagaaaagaaaattttttaacattgacAGACAAGTTGACAGCCTTttggaaaaaagttattttttggaaaagttGTGTGTTGGAGAAGAAGAAAGTAGATATCTTTCCTTATCTTAATCATAAAACTACCGACGAAATTATTTCAGCAGTAACGGAGCATTTAACTTTATCAGAAGAAaagattgaattttattttccatCAATAAACGTAGAAACATATGACTGGTTACGTAATCCCCTCGCCAAGGTTGATACATTAAATAGTAAGTTGTCATAccaagaagaagaagaagaattaATCTTTCTTGAAATGGTTCTTATGGAATTTTGA